In Nymphaea colorata isolate Beijing-Zhang1983 chromosome 3, ASM883128v2, whole genome shotgun sequence, a genomic segment contains:
- the LOC126409935 gene encoding cytochrome P450 CYP82D47-like, which yields MDSMKLLEGLAALFALVLVYHIWPKKRGETKRRPIEPPEAWPVVGHLGLLSGTTPLHRTLAALSEKHGPLFTLRLGQMRALVVSSMDLAKECFTTNDQAFASRPPLESAKCLGYGCAMHGLAPYGPYWREVRKMVTIELLSNKRLELLKHIRVEEVGSLVEALYRSCGGDYSVDMTRRFSNLIMNIMLRMVAGKRYFDLDGEENDGEAEEFRKVISEFCHLLGVLTVSDAIPCLEWLDVGGHLKAMKRVKKKMDGFASAWLAEHRRERKSGIMDTESDFIDVLIKEVEDGHLSEKHQTDTIIEATAMGLVAAGTDTTSITLEWALSALLNSRQALEKAQEELDCNVGRERRVEESDIKNLPYLQAILKESMRLYPAAPLFLPHQSIEPIQLGGYHIPADTTLFVNAWKIFRDPMLWTDPEEFRPERFLTSHKEVAFGGQNFAFMPFGTGRRMCPGWTMALQVLHLTLARLLQSFEWWTPRDEPVDMTEGSGVTMPRAAPLKVRVKPRLPPHLY from the exons ATGGATTCCATGAAGCTGCTAGAGGGTTTGGCAGCCCTCTTTGCCCTTGTCTTAGTCTACCATATTTGGccaaaaaagagaggagaaacAAAACGCCGACCGATCGAGCCCCCTGAAGCTTGGCCTGTAGTCGGCCACCTTGGCTTGCTGAGTGGAACCACACCTCTCCATAGAACCTTGGCCGCTCTCTCAGAGAAGCACGGGCCTTTGTTCACCCTTCGACTAGGTCAAATGCGTGCTTTAGTAGTGAGCAGCATGGATCTAGCTAAGGAGTGCTTCACTACAAACGACCAAGCCTTTGCCAGTCGTCCCCCATTGGAGAGCGCGAAATGCCTCGGCTATGGCTGCGCCATGCACGGGCTCGCCCCGTACGGACCTTACTGGCGCGAAGTCCGCAAGATGGTCACCATCGAGCTGCTATCAAACAAGCGACTCGAGCTGCTCAAGCACATCCGAGTCGAGGAGGTGGGCTCCTTGGTGGAGGCCTTATACCGCAGCTGCGGTGGCGATTACTCGGTGGACATGACTCGGCGCTTCAGCAACCTGATCATGAACATCATGCTTAGGATGGTCGCCGGAAAACGGTACTTTGATTTGGACGGTGAAGAAAATGATGGTGAGGCAGAAGAGTTTAGAAAAGTGATAAGTGAGTTTTGCCATCTGTTGGGAGTGTTGACGGTCAGCGACGCGATACCATGTCTGGAGTGGCTAGATGTTGGTGGCCACCTCAAAGCCATGAAGAGGGTTAAAAAGAAGATGGACGGATTTGCATCGGCTTGGCTTGCCGAGCACCGGCGAGAGAGAAAGTCTGGGATAATGGACACGGAGAGTGATTTCATTGACGTCCTCATTAAAGAGGTAGAAGATGGCCATTTGTCAGAAAAGCACCAAACTGACACAATAATTGAAGCCACCGCCATG GGTTTGGTAGCGGCAGGTACGGATACGACATCGATCACCTTAGAGTGGGCTCTCTCAGCTCTGCTTAACAGCCGCCAGGCACTGGAAAAAGCACAAGAAGAGTTGGACTGCAACGTAGGCAGGGAAAGACGGGTGGAGGAATCAGACATCAAGAACTTGCCATACTTGCAAGCTATCCTGAAAGAGTCAATGCGCCTGTACCCAGCGGCGCCGCTGTTCCTCCCGCATCAGTCGATCGAGCCCATCCAGCTTGGCGGGTACCACATACCAGCCGACACGACTCTGTTTGTTAATGCCTGGAAGATATTTCGAGACCCGATGTTGTGGACGGACCCAGAAGAGTTCAGGCCGGAGAGGTTCTTGACAAGCCACAAAGAGGTTGCCTTCGGTGGTCAGAACTTTGCCTTCATGCCGTTCGGAACGGGCCGGAGGATGTGCCCCGGCTGGACAATGGCTTTGCAAGTGCTTCACTTAACTTTGGCACGCTTGCTGCAGAGCTTTGAGTGGTGGACTCCCAGGGACGAGCCAGTTGATATGACCGAAGGGTCAGGGGTGACCATGCCTAGAGCAGCTCCGCTCAAAGTTCGCGTGAAGCCTCGTCTTCCGCCTCACCTCTATTAG
- the LOC116250385 gene encoding xanthotoxin 5-hydroxylase CYP82C4-like, with the protein MDSIKLVEGFAAFLALFFIYHIWPKKRQAETRHRPPQPGGAWPVVGHLGLLSGTTPLHRTLAALSEKHGALFTLQLGRMRVAVLSSADLAKECFITNDRAFAGRPPLQGSKCLGYDHAMFGLAPYGPYWREVRKMVTIKLLSNRRLELLKDIRVQEVGSLVRALYHTCGGDQPVDMKWRFSTFIVNIILRMVAGKLYVLDSEEGYTGDAGELWKVISEFFHLLGVLTVTDAIPWLEWLDVGGHLKAMKRVHKKMDRIASAWPAEHQRKKVSAGRIEAERDFIDVLIEELKDSRLSEKCQTDTIIKVTIMAVVSAGTDTISVTLEWTVAALRNNRQALEKAQQELDSNVGRERRVEESDIKNLPYLQAILKESMRLYPAAPLFLPHQSIEPIQLCFILMEM; encoded by the exons ATGGATTCCATCAAATTGGTAGAGGGCTTTGCTGCTTTCCTTGCCCTTTTCTTCATATACCATATTTGGCCAAAGAAGCGGCAGGCAGAAACAAGGCACCGACCACCCCAGCCTGGCGGTGCTTGGCCGGTAGTTGGCCACCTCGGCCTACTAAGCGGAACCACTCCTCTCCATAGAACCTTGGCTGCTCTATCAGAGAAGCACGGCGCTCTTTTTACCCTTCAACTAGGTCGAATGCGTGTTGCAGTACTGAGCAGCGCAGATTTAGCCAAGGAGTGCTTCATTACAAACGACCGAGCCTTTGCTGGTCGGCCCCCACTACAGGGCTCAAAATGCCTCGGTTACGACCATGCCATGTTCGGCCTCGCCCCATATGGACCATACTGGCGTGAAGTCCGCAAGATGGTCACCATCAAGCTGCTATCAAACCGGCGACTTGAGCTGCTCAAGGACATCCGAGTCCAAGAGGTGGGTTCCTTGGTGCGGGCCTTATACCACACCTGTGGTGGCGATCAACCGGTGGACATGAAGTGGCGTTTCAGCACCTTCATCGTGAACATCATCCTTAGGATGGTAGCCGGAAAACTGTACGTTTTGGACAGTGAAGAAGGATACACTGGGGACGCGGGAGAGTTATGGAAAGTGATAAGCgagttttttcatttattggGAGTGCTGACAGTTACTGACGCAATACCATGGCTGGAGTGGCTCGATGTGGGTGGTCACCTCAAGGCCATGAAGAGGGTTCACAAGAAGATGGACCGAATTGCCTCGGCCTGGCCGGCAGAACACCAGCGGAAGAAAGTGTCTGCCGGCAGGATAGAAGCGGAGCGAGATTTCATTGATGTGCTGATTGAAGAGTTGAAAGACAGTCGCTTGTCTGAAAAGTGCCAAACTGACACCATAATCAAAGTCACCATTATG GCTGTGGTATCGGCCGGCACAGACACCATATCGGTCACCTTAGAGTGGACAGTCGCCGCTCTCCGCAACAACCGCCAGGCGCTGGAAAAAGCACAACAAGAGTTGGACAGCAACGTAGGCAGGGAAAGACGGGTGGAGGAATCAGACATCAAGAACTTGCCATACTTGCAAGCTATCCTGAAAGAGTCAATGCGCCTGTACCCAGCGGCGCCGCTGTTCCTCCCGCATCAGTCGATCGAGCCCATCCAGCTATGTTTCATCTTAATGGAAATGTAA